A region of Flavobacterium album DNA encodes the following proteins:
- a CDS encoding ExbD/TolR family protein has translation MAKVKISKKSTRIDMTAMCDVAFLLLSFFIMTATAKQPEPKPVDTPQSTVIEKLPEEGVATITVGQKQVFFLMPREIRKGTLERMATKYNVQFTADEYAEFEKMEGFGVKITELKSLLKTSPADRVKKGVQGGIPYDTINKNAKNQLFDWVKNAREVQRQIYSDKFDAGEINAEDFKVKGDLQIAIKGDAKEEYPTIKTVMDILQDQKKNKFYLVTGLRNEDF, from the coding sequence ATGGCTAAAGTTAAGATATCAAAGAAGAGCACCAGGATAGACATGACCGCAATGTGCGACGTGGCATTCCTTTTGCTTTCATTCTTTATTATGACTGCTACCGCAAAACAGCCTGAGCCCAAGCCGGTAGATACGCCCCAGTCTACAGTGATCGAAAAACTGCCTGAAGAGGGAGTTGCTACAATTACTGTTGGGCAAAAGCAGGTGTTCTTCCTTATGCCGAGGGAAATCAGGAAAGGGACGCTGGAGCGCATGGCAACTAAGTATAATGTTCAGTTTACTGCTGATGAATATGCTGAATTTGAGAAGATGGAAGGTTTTGGTGTAAAGATCACCGAGTTAAAATCGCTTTTGAAAACATCTCCTGCAGACAGGGTTAAGAAGGGTGTTCAGGGAGGTATCCCTTATGATACCATCAACAAAAATGCAAAAAACCAGCTTTTTGACTGGGTAAAAAATGCAAGGGAAGTCCAAAGGCAGATCTATAGCGATAAATTTGATGCCGGCGAGATAAACGCTGAGGACTTCAAAGTAAAAGGTGACCTCCAGATCGCTATAAAAGGTGATGCCAAGGAGGAATATCCAACTATCAAAACGGTAATGGATATACTGCAGGATCAAAAGAAGAACAAGTTCTACCTTGTGACAGGTTTACGAAACGAAGATTTTTAA
- a CDS encoding MotA/TolQ/ExbB proton channel family protein, protein MANASIQKVEKSGSSTGSNVFAALTIVLCLIVGALVWKFIMGHPSNFQDNNPEGEPIAGNYLAMVYKGGYVVPVLMGLLLMTIVFSIERLFVISKAAGKGNVETFVRKVQGQIAAGNINEAMAECDKQQGTVANVIKAGLLKYEEVKREGFDSERAEAAIQQEIEEATSLEMPMLEKNLVIISTLVSIGTLMGLLGTVTGMIKAFSALGAGTTPDSAQLASGISEALINTATGISTSTIAIIAYNAFTSKIDKLTYSIDEAGFAITQTYRRFRARANN, encoded by the coding sequence ATGGCAAACGCATCTATTCAAAAGGTTGAAAAATCGGGTTCTTCAACGGGATCTAACGTATTCGCAGCATTAACTATCGTGCTTTGTTTGATAGTTGGAGCACTTGTTTGGAAATTCATCATGGGACACCCGTCAAACTTCCAGGATAACAATCCTGAAGGTGAGCCGATAGCAGGAAACTACCTTGCAATGGTTTACAAAGGAGGATATGTTGTACCGGTGCTTATGGGGCTTTTGCTAATGACAATTGTTTTTTCAATCGAGAGGCTATTCGTAATAAGCAAAGCAGCAGGTAAAGGAAATGTTGAGACTTTTGTAAGGAAAGTACAGGGGCAGATCGCTGCAGGCAACATCAACGAAGCTATGGCTGAGTGCGACAAGCAGCAGGGAACTGTGGCTAACGTTATAAAGGCAGGCCTGTTGAAATATGAAGAAGTTAAGAGGGAAGGCTTTGACAGCGAAAGGGCTGAAGCGGCTATCCAGCAGGAAATAGAAGAGGCAACGTCTCTTGAAATGCCAATGCTTGAGAAAAACCTTGTAATCATCTCTACCCTTGTATCTATTGGTACGCTAATGGGACTTCTTGGAACGGTAACAGGTATGATCAAGGCGTTCTCTGCTCTTGGTGCCGGTACAACTCCTGACTCAGCACAGCTTGCGAGCGGTATCTCTGAGGCGCTTATCAACACTGCAACAGGTATCTCAACATCTACAATAGCGATCATCGCTTACAACGCGTTCACATCTAAAATTGACAAGCTTACTTACTCTATTGATGAGGCAGGTTTTGCAATCACCCAAACCTACAGGAGGTTCAGGGCACGTGCAAACAACTAA
- a CDS encoding DMT family protein: MKGFFTVGLLILSNIFMTLAWYGHLKFKELKWFENLGLIAVILISWGLALFEYFFQVPANKIGYKENGGPFTLLQLKVIQEVITLVVFTVFMLLFFKGETFRWNHAVGFVFLILAVYFIFKK, translated from the coding sequence ATGAAGGGATTTTTTACTGTAGGACTCCTGATTCTGTCGAATATTTTTATGACACTGGCCTGGTATGGTCACCTGAAATTTAAAGAACTCAAATGGTTTGAGAACCTCGGGCTGATAGCTGTCATATTAATAAGCTGGGGACTGGCCCTTTTTGAGTATTTCTTCCAGGTACCTGCCAATAAAATCGGCTACAAGGAAAATGGCGGGCCGTTTACGTTATTGCAGCTGAAAGTGATACAGGAAGTAATAACGCTCGTGGTATTCACGGTGTTTATGCTCCTGTTTTTTAAAGGAGAGACCTTTCGGTGGAACCACGCAGTGGGTTTCGTATTTTTGATACTTGCCGTTTATTTTATCTTTAAAAAATGA
- a CDS encoding cupin domain-containing protein, with product MKNYILQDTPFVVPTTDGKLIEEHFGQATDGNSGISIAHMVAPPGWSEPFQTPEFDEYTYIIKGRKQFIIDGETVVLNAGQSIKINRNVRVQYSNPFGDECEYISVCTPAFSIEKVNREE from the coding sequence ATGAAAAATTACATTTTACAGGACACTCCGTTTGTAGTACCCACAACAGATGGAAAACTGATCGAAGAGCATTTCGGGCAGGCAACGGATGGAAATTCCGGTATATCTATTGCGCATATGGTAGCGCCACCGGGATGGAGCGAGCCTTTCCAGACACCCGAATTTGATGAGTACACCTATATTATAAAGGGAAGGAAACAGTTTATAATCGATGGTGAAACAGTCGTGCTTAATGCGGGTCAATCGATAAAAATAAACCGGAATGTACGCGTGCAGTATTCCAACCCGTTTGGGGATGAATGCGAGTACATTTCTGTTTGCACGCCTGCATTTTCTATTGAAAAAGTAAACCGCGAAGAATAA
- a CDS encoding FAD-dependent oxidoreductase — protein sequence MQTPLKIAIVGSGLVGSLLAIYLKRAGHTVHVYDRSPDIRTIKFSGRSINLAMSHRGWRALDEVGLGDQIREIAMPMDKRAIHTVGQPLNYLYYGKDGENIYSISRGVLNRKMVSLAEAEGAEFFFNTRVWDVTMATATLHTGETEQGTWDDRKYDMVFGADGAFSRVRHRMQRQNMFNYSQEFLNTGYKELNIPANPDGSHKLDKNSFHIWPRRDFMLIAMPNLDGSFTCTLFMPFEGEHSFEALKDKETLEAFFAKYFPSTTDVIPNLVEDFFKNPTSSLVTMKCYPWTYEDKVALIGDACHAIVPFYGHGMNAGFEDITILNQLMGQYGDDWKTIFEEYQKSRKPNADAIAELSYRNFMEMSSDTADASFLLRKKIEKRFSEKYPDKWLPLYSRVTFSFRPYSEALALGDHQKAIMDEVMATEGIFERWDSPEVEAKMLELLQK from the coding sequence ATGCAGACTCCTTTAAAAATTGCTATTGTCGGTTCAGGCCTGGTGGGTTCACTGCTGGCCATATACCTCAAGAGGGCAGGCCACACCGTTCATGTTTATGACCGCAGCCCGGATATCAGGACCATAAAGTTCTCAGGGCGCTCTATCAACCTTGCCATGTCGCACCGCGGCTGGCGTGCGCTCGATGAGGTAGGCCTTGGCGACCAGATACGCGAAATAGCAATGCCGATGGATAAAAGAGCCATACATACTGTAGGGCAGCCGCTCAACTACCTGTATTATGGCAAGGATGGCGAGAATATTTATTCAATCTCGAGAGGAGTGCTCAACCGCAAGATGGTAAGCCTCGCTGAAGCCGAAGGTGCCGAGTTCTTCTTCAATACCCGTGTTTGGGATGTAACTATGGCTACGGCAACCCTGCATACCGGCGAAACTGAGCAGGGTACATGGGACGACCGCAAATACGATATGGTCTTTGGAGCTGATGGTGCTTTCTCAAGGGTGCGCCACAGGATGCAGAGGCAAAATATGTTCAACTACTCACAGGAATTCCTCAATACAGGCTACAAAGAACTCAATATACCTGCAAACCCCGACGGTTCGCACAAGCTTGATAAAAACTCCTTCCATATTTGGCCAAGGCGTGATTTTATGCTTATCGCGATGCCTAACCTGGACGGCAGTTTTACCTGCACCTTGTTTATGCCCTTTGAAGGCGAGCATTCTTTCGAAGCGTTAAAAGACAAGGAAACGCTGGAAGCTTTCTTTGCTAAATATTTTCCATCGACTACGGATGTAATACCAAACCTGGTAGAGGATTTCTTCAAAAACCCTACAAGTTCGCTTGTTACCATGAAGTGCTATCCATGGACGTACGAGGATAAGGTGGCCCTGATAGGGGATGCCTGCCACGCGATAGTGCCTTTTTACGGCCACGGGATGAATGCCGGGTTTGAAGATATTACAATCCTAAACCAGCTTATGGGACAATATGGCGATGACTGGAAAACCATTTTTGAAGAATACCAGAAAAGCCGCAAGCCGAATGCTGATGCCATAGCTGAGCTATCCTACCGCAATTTTATGGAAATGAGCTCGGATACTGCCGACGCTTCGTTTCTTCTGCGAAAAAAGATAGAAAAACGCTTCTCCGAAAAATATCCTGACAAATGGCTGCCGCTGTACAGCAGGGTTACTTTCAGCTTCCGTCCGTATTCGGAGGCGCTGGCTTTGGGTGACCACCAAAAAGCTATTATGGATGAGGTAATGGCAACAGAAGGTATTTTTGAAAGGTGGGATTCTCCCGAAGTTGAAGCCAAAATGCTGGAACTACTCCAAAAATAA
- a CDS encoding lmo0937 family membrane protein: MRDLIWLIVVILIIGWLVGFFGFYESVGSLIHILLVLAIIGILYRLATGRRP, from the coding sequence ATGAGAGATTTAATCTGGTTGATCGTAGTGATCCTAATTATAGGATGGCTTGTAGGATTTTTTGGTTTTTACGAATCTGTAGGAAGCCTTATCCACATTTTATTAGTATTGGCAATTATCGGTATCCTTTACAGGCTTGCTACAGGCAGGAGGCCATAA
- a CDS encoding phosphatase PAP2 family protein, with translation MKKNITFWLSMCSVACLHAQEKIIIGHDTLVNQTKITKESSVYRKLMVPAVLVGYGAIGLGSDELRNINSKVRVGVNGSRGQRTNIDDYSRYVPAASVYALNLMGIKGKHNFRDRTIILATSQLIMCGSVMGLKSLSAEERPDGSTNNSFPSGHTATAFAGAEFLWQEYKDVSVWYGVAGYVVATGTGLLRIYNDRHWLTDVAAGAGIGILSTKIAYWIYPWMQEQLFGTKEEKKFSALAAPFYNGEQVGVTAVLRF, from the coding sequence ATGAAGAAAAACATCACCTTCTGGCTTTCCATGTGCAGCGTGGCATGCCTCCATGCGCAGGAAAAGATTATAATCGGCCACGATACCCTTGTCAACCAGACAAAAATCACAAAAGAATCCTCCGTTTACCGGAAACTGATGGTACCTGCCGTTTTGGTAGGTTATGGCGCTATTGGTCTCGGCAGTGACGAGCTCAGGAACATCAACAGCAAAGTGAGGGTGGGGGTAAACGGCAGCAGGGGGCAACGTACCAATATTGACGATTATTCAAGGTATGTGCCCGCAGCTTCGGTATATGCACTCAACCTGATGGGGATCAAAGGGAAGCACAATTTTCGCGACCGTACGATCATATTAGCAACATCCCAGCTGATCATGTGCGGCTCAGTAATGGGGCTCAAATCACTGTCGGCAGAAGAGCGCCCTGATGGCAGCACCAACAATTCCTTTCCGTCCGGACATACTGCAACCGCTTTTGCCGGAGCCGAATTTTTATGGCAGGAGTATAAGGATGTTTCGGTTTGGTATGGTGTTGCCGGCTATGTAGTTGCTACCGGTACCGGCCTGCTGCGCATATACAACGACAGGCACTGGCTTACCGATGTAGCTGCCGGAGCCGGGATTGGGATATTGAGCACCAAGATCGCCTATTGGATATACCCTTGGATGCAGGAGCAGCTTTTCGGCACGAAGGAAGAAAAGAAGTTTTCAGCGCTTGCGGCGCCTTTTTATAATGGCGAGCAGGTGGGGGTTACCGCAGTTTTGAGGTTTTAA
- a CDS encoding glycosyltransferase, whose amino-acid sequence MKNGIITTNPLYNVNNSGSIAGSTITSFVPDINSNIPQKNISLSAGENKTVKSRIMGRMVLIGTFVLMAFSAFLMYELAADFSQFNADRINSSWGFPFLIVASALLLFKLGFFLYSVVLYFRYKSIKSVSDELLPTCTVIVPAYNEGKLVYDTLMSLAGSLYPEEKMQLLAIDDGSKDYTWYWMQKAKKVLGDRVDIFQQPENKGKRHALYRGFNLGTGEIFVTVDSDSVVKPDTLRNLVSPFVTNPDCGAVAGNVKVLNNGNAILPKMLNVSFALSFEFVRSAESMLGSVMCTPGALSAYRSDAVFACLPEWINQTFMGQPSDIGEDRAMTNMILKQGYKVLFQRNAHVLTNVPEKYSGLYKMFIRWDRSNVRENIMMGKFVFKNFREGSKIGTRLLFLNQSLRLIMTYPFLLFMLFFIAIHPILFLSSTIFGILVFSSFPVLFYAKRHTIAESVWAYSYSILYTFALFWITPYAIATAHKRGWLTRDLA is encoded by the coding sequence ATGAAAAACGGAATAATTACAACCAACCCATTATACAACGTAAATAATAGTGGAAGCATAGCCGGTAGTACAATAACCAGCTTTGTTCCCGATATCAATTCCAACATACCCCAAAAGAATATTTCTTTAAGTGCCGGTGAAAACAAAACCGTGAAATCACGCATTATGGGACGCATGGTGCTCATAGGTACTTTTGTACTTATGGCATTCTCGGCTTTCCTTATGTATGAGCTTGCGGCTGATTTTTCGCAATTCAATGCCGACAGGATCAATTCTTCATGGGGATTCCCTTTTCTTATCGTTGCTTCTGCGCTGCTGTTATTCAAGCTTGGATTTTTCCTATATAGCGTAGTGCTGTACTTCCGATACAAATCGATTAAGTCGGTTTCGGATGAGTTGCTGCCCACCTGTACTGTTATTGTACCGGCTTACAACGAAGGCAAACTGGTATACGATACGCTGATGAGCCTGGCGGGAAGCCTTTACCCTGAAGAAAAAATGCAGCTGCTGGCTATAGACGATGGCAGCAAGGATTATACCTGGTACTGGATGCAAAAAGCAAAAAAAGTGCTTGGTGACCGCGTGGACATTTTCCAGCAACCTGAAAATAAAGGCAAACGACATGCGCTGTACCGCGGATTTAACCTGGGTACGGGAGAGATATTCGTAACTGTAGACAGTGACTCTGTGGTAAAGCCCGACACGCTGCGCAACCTGGTGAGCCCGTTTGTAACCAATCCTGACTGCGGGGCTGTGGCAGGTAACGTAAAAGTGCTTAATAACGGCAATGCCATCTTGCCAAAAATGCTGAATGTTAGTTTTGCCCTTAGTTTTGAGTTTGTGCGCTCTGCAGAGAGCATGCTCGGTTCGGTGATGTGTACACCCGGTGCTTTATCGGCTTACAGGAGCGATGCCGTATTTGCATGCCTTCCGGAATGGATCAACCAGACGTTTATGGGGCAGCCGTCGGACATTGGTGAAGACCGCGCCATGACAAACATGATATTAAAACAAGGCTATAAAGTACTGTTCCAGAGAAATGCCCATGTGCTGACCAATGTACCCGAGAAATACAGCGGGCTGTATAAAATGTTCATCCGCTGGGACAGGAGCAATGTGCGTGAGAACATCATGATGGGAAAATTTGTGTTCAAAAATTTCAGGGAAGGATCGAAAATTGGGACCAGGCTATTATTCCTTAACCAATCATTAAGGCTTATCATGACCTACCCGTTCCTGCTGTTCATGTTGTTTTTTATTGCCATACACCCAATATTATTCTTAAGCTCAACAATATTCGGCATATTGGTATTTTCCAGCTTCCCGGTATTGTTTTATGCAAAAAGGCACACTATTGCCGAATCGGTTTGGGCCTATTCGTACAGCATACTATACACTTTCGCGCTGTTCTGGATTACACCGTACGCCATAGCGACCGCCCACAAAAGGGGCTGGCTGACACGCGACCTGGCTTAG
- a CDS encoding flavin monoamine oxidase family protein, which yields MKKTDVIIIGAGASGLMTAYTLAKAGKTVTVLEARNRIGGRINTVKENFSGPTELGAEFVHGDLPVTLNLLKEAGIDACDVGFEMWQSHNGTFKQSEEFVEGWDGFLEKLNKLQSDMPLLDFLEHNFSGARYDKMRSQIENYVAGYDTADFRDASAFALRNEWNHEDEDAQHRVDGGYGKMINYLANECRNAGNEIHTNTTAREVRWKANAVQVMAANGTIYEAGKVIVALPLGVLQAPDNAEGAITFNPPIEQQKQAIHNMGFGSVIKILLEFDEIFWEKETICANLSNMGFLFSDEAIPTYWTQSPAHSPLLTGWLGGPPAFAEKGTSDEAILQMAIASLANIFKTGQEQLQNKLIAWHVANWTAEPFTRGSYAYDKVKSPEARKVLLKPVATTIYFAGEYLYDGPAMGTVEAALTSGKNVAESILAKK from the coding sequence ATGAAAAAAACAGATGTCATCATTATAGGCGCAGGCGCATCGGGCCTTATGACTGCGTATACTTTGGCGAAAGCGGGAAAAACAGTAACGGTGCTCGAAGCCAGGAACCGTATCGGCGGTCGCATTAATACCGTAAAAGAAAACTTTTCAGGCCCAACAGAACTGGGAGCTGAATTCGTTCATGGCGACTTGCCTGTTACCCTGAACCTGCTTAAAGAAGCCGGTATTGACGCTTGTGATGTGGGTTTTGAAATGTGGCAAAGTCACAATGGCACCTTTAAGCAGAGCGAAGAATTTGTAGAAGGCTGGGACGGATTTCTGGAAAAGCTGAATAAATTGCAAAGCGATATGCCACTGCTAGATTTTCTGGAGCATAATTTTTCAGGAGCCCGATATGATAAAATGCGCAGCCAGATAGAAAATTACGTAGCAGGCTACGATACTGCCGATTTCCGGGATGCGAGCGCTTTTGCACTGCGCAACGAATGGAACCATGAAGATGAGGATGCCCAACACCGTGTCGATGGCGGCTATGGCAAGATGATAAATTATCTTGCTAATGAATGCCGAAATGCCGGTAATGAAATCCATACTAATACAACAGCACGGGAGGTGAGATGGAAAGCTAATGCCGTGCAGGTTATGGCTGCCAATGGCACTATTTATGAAGCGGGTAAAGTTATTGTCGCCCTGCCGCTCGGTGTGTTGCAGGCACCGGATAATGCAGAGGGTGCGATAACATTCAATCCCCCGATTGAACAGCAAAAGCAGGCCATACATAATATGGGATTTGGGTCGGTAATAAAAATATTGCTGGAGTTTGACGAAATATTTTGGGAAAAAGAAACCATTTGTGCCAACCTTTCCAACATGGGCTTTTTATTTTCCGATGAGGCCATCCCAACGTATTGGACACAATCGCCTGCCCACAGTCCGCTGCTTACCGGATGGCTGGGTGGCCCGCCTGCTTTCGCCGAAAAAGGTACATCCGACGAGGCAATCTTACAGATGGCGATAGCATCGTTAGCGAATATATTCAAAACAGGGCAGGAGCAACTGCAAAACAAGCTTATTGCTTGGCATGTGGCCAACTGGACTGCCGAACCCTTTACCCGCGGATCCTACGCTTACGACAAAGTGAAAAGCCCTGAAGCCCGCAAAGTGCTACTGAAGCCTGTTGCAACTACTATTTATTTTGCCGGGGAATACCTCTACGACGGCCCTGCGATGGGAACAGTGGAAGCCGCATTGACCAGCGGGAAAAATGTTGCGGAAAGTATACTGGCAAAAAAGTAG
- a CDS encoding response regulator transcription factor → MKILVIEDEKEIASSIKEYFKPNGVQCELVGNYKDALDKISMYDYDCILLDLMLPDGDGFDLLRELKRRNKTEGVIIISAKENLDTRIEGFNLGADDYLTKPFHLSELLVRIQALIRRKNFKGNNNVIFNEITIDIFSKTVTVNNTKLDITKKEIDLLLYLIGNENKVLSKSAIAEHLSGDMADMLDNHDFVYAHIKNLKKKLSAAGGGDYIKTVYGLGYKWQDD, encoded by the coding sequence ATGAAAATTTTAGTAATAGAGGACGAGAAGGAAATTGCCTCCAGCATTAAAGAGTATTTTAAGCCTAACGGCGTGCAATGCGAGCTGGTGGGAAATTATAAAGACGCGCTCGACAAAATCAGCATGTATGATTATGACTGCATACTGCTGGACCTGATGCTTCCCGATGGTGACGGCTTTGACCTGCTGCGCGAGCTGAAGCGCCGGAACAAAACCGAAGGCGTGATTATCATTTCGGCAAAAGAAAACCTTGATACGCGCATAGAAGGCTTCAACCTCGGTGCAGATGATTACCTCACAAAGCCCTTCCACTTATCGGAGCTGCTGGTAAGGATACAGGCGCTTATCAGGCGCAAGAATTTTAAGGGCAATAACAATGTTATTTTTAATGAGATAACAATAGACATTTTTTCCAAGACCGTTACCGTAAATAACACTAAATTAGACATCACAAAAAAAGAGATCGACCTGCTGCTGTACCTCATCGGCAATGAGAACAAAGTGCTGTCTAAAAGCGCGATTGCAGAGCATCTTTCGGGCGACATGGCCGATATGCTGGATAACCATGACTTTGTGTACGCCCACATAAAGAACCTAAAGAAAAAGCTAAGTGCGGCGGGTGGCGGAGATTATATAAAAACGGTTTACGGACTCGGATATAAATGGCAGGATGACTAA
- a CDS encoding sensor histidine kinase, whose product MTKKLLNKTTGSFLAFSVLILVIAAPVFYFISEVLYIYETDEVLLFHKGDFVKDSRNFSEDDIAAWNKYNRDVLIVPDMGVTKDSIFGKSLFDSISGEKEPFRLLYAPVEINGKQFTYIEKSNLVEMEGMVISIAVMFLVIIIILLIGIILLSNRLAKRIWSPFYNTLQQIQDFEIDKNNPPHFIDNDIDEFSRLNNSLDRLIEKNTAIYKSQREFVENAAHELQTPLALFQTKLDTLSQSSGLSEEQSGLIGSLNNDVSRMNRLNKNLLLLSKIDNDSYFEKHPVVFNDYIEKHLDFFIEQAASKSVAVVVKLSKRAAVNTNPVLAEVLINNLFLNAIRHNTDNGKIVITTTSHSITFSNTGQDVPLNAEKLFNRFSKADSSTKGNGLGLAIVKKIIELNRWDISYNFHEGLHNFTVKF is encoded by the coding sequence ATGACTAAAAAGTTATTAAATAAAACCACCGGCAGCTTCCTTGCCTTCTCTGTACTTATATTGGTAATAGCGGCACCGGTATTTTATTTTATTAGCGAGGTGCTGTATATTTATGAAACCGATGAGGTGCTGCTTTTCCATAAAGGGGACTTTGTGAAAGACAGCCGCAATTTTTCTGAGGATGACATTGCCGCATGGAATAAATACAACCGCGATGTACTGATCGTACCCGACATGGGTGTTACAAAAGATTCTATTTTCGGGAAGTCATTGTTCGATTCTATCTCCGGGGAAAAAGAGCCTTTCCGCCTGCTTTATGCTCCTGTCGAGATCAATGGTAAGCAGTTCACTTACATTGAGAAAAGCAACCTGGTGGAAATGGAAGGGATGGTTATTAGTATTGCCGTTATGTTCCTGGTTATTATTATAATCCTGCTGATAGGTATCATCCTGCTTTCTAACCGACTGGCTAAAAGAATATGGTCGCCTTTTTATAACACATTGCAACAGATACAGGATTTTGAGATCGACAAAAATAATCCTCCCCATTTTATTGATAACGACATCGATGAATTTTCCCGCCTGAACAATAGCCTGGACCGCCTCATCGAAAAAAACACCGCCATTTACAAAAGCCAGCGGGAATTTGTAGAGAATGCCGCCCACGAATTGCAGACACCGCTTGCCCTTTTCCAGACCAAGCTGGACACGCTTTCGCAGTCGTCAGGGTTATCAGAGGAGCAATCGGGCCTGATAGGGTCCCTCAACAATGATGTGTCGCGAATGAACCGCCTGAACAAAAACTTATTGCTGCTTTCCAAGATCGACAATGACAGTTATTTCGAAAAGCATCCGGTGGTATTTAATGACTATATAGAGAAACACCTTGATTTCTTTATCGAACAGGCCGCCTCAAAATCGGTAGCCGTGGTCGTAAAGCTTTCCAAAAGGGCAGCCGTGAATACCAATCCTGTGCTGGCCGAAGTACTCATCAACAACCTGTTCCTGAATGCCATCAGGCACAATACCGACAACGGGAAGATTGTGATTACAACTACATCCCATTCTATCACTTTCTCCAACACTGGGCAGGATGTGCCTTTAAATGCAGAAAAGCTGTTCAACCGGTTCTCAAAAGCCGATTCTTCCACTAAAGGCAATGGCCTTGGCCTCGCCATTGTAAAAAAGATCATCGAGCTTAACCGATGGGATATCAGCTATAATTTTCACGAAGGCCTGCATAATTTTACTGTAAAATTTTAA